Proteins encoded together in one Musa acuminata AAA Group cultivar baxijiao chromosome BXJ3-6, Cavendish_Baxijiao_AAA, whole genome shotgun sequence window:
- the LOC103987026 gene encoding cyanidin 3-O-rutinoside 5-O-glucosyltransferase-like, translating into MEPHFLVVTYAAQGHVNPALQLCRRLARVAGARVTFSTSISGHRRMFPSSADQEVDDGVVCYVPYSDGFDGGFDRETGDRDEFRLRVKSVGTRTLAAIVRSLQERGRPVTCIIQTLLLPWVVDVARDHGIPSAHYWIQPATVFAMYYHYFHGYDGLIASHGHDPQFEVSLPGLPPVKICDLPSFLSITRPDDPYAAVIDMFRETFDVLDREEASSTARVLVNTFEELEGDALAAGAGQVRLIPIGPMLPSPLRLEGTKEAKGMASAGADLFKPDEKHYMEWLDSKPEKSVVYVSFGSLAVMKKRQAEEILRWLKESRKPYLWVVRKENRGELGDKLEEEGEGGMVVEWCSQVRVLSHPAVGCFVTHCGWNSTVESMVCGVPVVAVPQWSDQVTNAMLAELWGMGVRGDLDGEGVLQGAELCRCLETAMGEGERGKEVRKRAEMWKEKAREAVGEGGSSDRNLRAFVEEIASLK; encoded by the coding sequence ATGGAGCCACACTTTCTTGTAGTCACATACGCCGCCCAGGGCCACGTCAACCCTGCTCTCCAGCTGTGCAGGCGCCTCGCGCGTGTCGCCGGCGCTAGGGTCACCTTCTCCACCTCCATCTCCGGTCACCGTCGCATGTTCCCCAGCTCGGCTGACCAGGAAGTCGACGACGGCGTCGTCTGCTACGTCCCTTACTCCGACGGCTTCGACGGTGGCTTCGACAGGGAGACCGGCGATCGCGACGAGTTCCGTCTCCGGGTCAAATCCGTTGGCACCAGGACGCTTGCCGCCATCGTCCGATCACTCCAGGAACGCGGCCGCCCCGTCACCTGCATTATCCAAACCCTGCTTCTGCCGTGGGTCGTCGACGTGGCTCGCGACCACGGAATCCCCTCTGCCCACTACTGGATCCAGCCGGCCACCGTCTTCGCCATGTACTACCACTACTTCCATGGCTACGATGGCCTGATCGCCTCCCATGGCCACGACCCGCAGTTCGAGGTGAGCTTGCCCGGGCTGCCACCGGTCAAGATCTGTGACCTCCCTTCCTTCCTCAGCATTACGAGGCCTGACGATCCCTACGCCGCGGTGATCGATATGTTTCGGGAAACGTTCGATGTACTGGATCGCGAAGAAGCCAGCTCGACGGCGAGGGTTCTGGTGAACACCTTCGAAGAATTAGAAGGGGATGCGCTGGCGGCAGGTGCTGGACAGGTAAGGCTGATACCGATAGGGCCAATGCTGCCGTCTCCTCTGCGGCTGGAAGGCACGAAGGAAGCAAAAGGCATGGCGAGCGCAGGGGCCGATCTGTTCAAGCCGGACGAGAAGCACTACATGGAGTGGCTGGACTCGAAGCCGGAGAAGTCGGTGGTGTACGTATCGTTCGGGAGCCTCGCGGTGATGAAGAAGCGCCAGGCGGAGGAGATCCTGCGGTGGTTGAAGGAGAGCCGAAAGCCGTACCTGTGGGTGGTGAGGAAGGAGAACAGAGGGGAACTGGGGGACAAgctggaggaggagggggagggcggGATGGTGGTGGAGTGGTGCTCGCAGGTGCGGGTGCTGTCGCACCCGGCGGTGGGGTGCTTCGTGACGCACTGCGGCTGGAACTCGACGGTAGAGAGCATGGTGTGCGGGGTGCCAGTGGTGGCCGTGCCGCAGTGGTCAGACCAGGTGACGAACGCGATGCTGGCGGAGCTGTGGGGCATGGGAGTGAGGGGCGATCTTGACGGAGAAGGAGTTTTGCAAGGGGCAGAGCTGTGCAGGTGCTTGGAGACGGCGATGGGAGAAGGGGAGAGGGGGAAGGAGGTAAGGAAAAGGGCGGAGATGTGGAAGGAGAAGGCACGGGAGGCGGTGGGCGAAGGCGGGTCGTCGGATCGCAATCTGAGGGCGTTCGTGGAGGAGATCGCGAGCCTCAAATGA